CAAATCTTGTTTACCTGCCGCTGTTATCACCCAAGAAGCCGTGCAAAGTTGCAAGCGTGGTGAAACCCACTCAGAGTCAGCGGCAATACTCCATCACTGCTCAGCTGAAAGGGGATTTTGGAGAGGGTAGCCGGTTCAGCTACATGCTCAACTCGACAGGATTGCCTGTCGATGTGATTGAGAGCGCCACAGCTTCAGTCCTTAATTCTCACTCGGGTACCAAAGaagacaccagactgctCAAAGAAAATGAGGAGTTGAAAGCCATTATAGAGGAGCAAAAGGAACTACAAAAAGCCACGATGCAGTATCGCGATGGTGGAAAAACATCATGAATTGTCCACTAGCAGTCAGGCAACGCAAAAGGCGGCGTCGAGAAAAGCGCCATTTCGGAACTTAGGGGTAATGAGGGTAGGATGAGAATTACAGCCTACGGATCAACCTGTCGCGCTCTCGGCCAAGGCAGTACAATGGTAACACAGTCGTCTTGAAGCCCACGGCTGTTAGTGCTAGGGGGAGAATTGAGGATTATCCGGAATACAAAATTTGTGCGAGTGTACCAGGATGAAGACGCAATGTCTCATCATGGGGCTCAAAGAGCCATGTGTTGCGCTGACCTGCAAGTAGTCCCTACTAGATAGAGCAAGGGGAAACAACAAAGTTGGAGGCCGGTGTTCCGTATGATGGCGCCATTGCATGCAACAAAATAAATATGATACCCACGACAGGACACGACACGGCAGGAGGTTTGCATCTTTCGTGAAATGCATGGCATTGCTGGAGTCGCACTTGTACCATCCAAAGCCTCGGCACCAATCACCCGTCAATCCATTACCATGCCACTCGAGGACAGTGATATGGACCAAGTCGTTCTCCATCACCACGTTTGCGAGAAGCAAATGACGACGCTATGTAAGTAGCTCGACGGAACTCCTGTGGAGTCGGACCAGTGGCGACGCCAACAGTCTACCAGTCAAGAGCATGTCAATTTTCGGTGATAATCGGGCTCGGACAATTCTCCACCCGAACAGAGCGCTGCCCCCAGAAATGTCATTCACGTCAGCCAGGCCTCGAATCCCTCCAGCCCGGTGAATTTCTTCGTTGTCAACGACATCAAAACGCACCCTCCCACAATGTCGCTCGTTGGCAGTTTGAAAGGTGACATGCCGCAACAAGTTCGATCTCTCGTGAGTAATGACAAATCCTCCAAATCGACATGCCGGATTCCGATTATCGGGAACGTCCTTCGCATTCACCTTGCATTCGATTCCCCGAGTATCCGGCATTTTCGCACAGGCGGCATCGGGTGCAAGATGGTGCCCGATGATTAGCGTCGCTCAGGTTCAAAGTCTAACGCAGTGTTTTGCTTAGTATCGCCAATTATTACGGCAGGGCGAACAATTCTCAGCATACAACTTTCGAGAGTACGCGAAGCGCCGAACGAGAGATGCTTTTCGAGAGAACATATCCGTCCAAGACCCGCGCAAAGTCCAGGAACTGGTACAGAAGGGATTGAAGGAACTTCAGGTCATGAAGGTATTTAGCGATGCAACGCGACACCTAGCCGTTACGCGCCGGTTTTGACTGGATACTAATCGTTGTGAATCGATAGCGACAAACGGTCATCGGGCAGTTCTACCAGCTGGATCGATTAGTTGTCGAGGGAGGCATTTCGGTACGTCATCATCTTGACGCGGCGATCCAGAGCACGATCAAAACTGACACTTGGCAGGGCAAGGATACCGCAAAGGACGGCGAGGTGGTTAGGCAGAAGGAACAAGGGTaggcatccatcatccatgaGGCCGCGGGCCTTTTAACAAAATAAAAATGCTGATGATTCTGTAGCTGGAATTGAGATAACAACAAGGGACGCTTCAGTGAATACTGCTTGAAGCTTGTATAGTAGAGCGGCGGATTATGACTGTACATTGAAAATACAACGGATACCTTAGCTTGAGCATCTTTACTAGCTCTGGGGCAGGAGTCACTTCAGATTTGGGGCATAGAACTGGAGGCAATAAAAGCACATCTCAACGATTATTCTTGCAACATGGTTACGCATATCTTCTGGTATCTCTTGACTGCACAAGGCGTGACGGAGCCGTTGGTCAGTTGTCGCCCTTGACTGCGACTGCACCTCCATGAAAGGTAATAAATAGGCTTGGACCCTTGCAGCAACATCAAGATCGTAAATAATCTCATGTTTCAACATGGCAAAGTTTTCTCGCGCTCCCCGACCCCTTGCGGCAATGCCGTCCTGCTGCAGATGCAGGGATTGTCCTGTGCTTATGTCATCAAGTCGCAGCCTCGTAATTGGCCTTGTCGCGCCTAGCCTCACCCAAATCTTGACAGACAACCCATCAAACGGGCGAACGTGTACCCCTTCGGCGCATCGCATTCACGACCTGGTCTGTCTCTGCAAGTCATCTCCATACAAAGACTGCAGTTTGCGCATACAGCCAGGCGATAGCGCATCTTCACAGGTCTACTGCAGAGCAGTTCATATCtgcttggcaatggcgccagGAGTTTGTACTACCCAGGTGCGACGATGCAATGATGCACTTCAGCTAACATGCCTTTTCAGACGCGACGCGCCAATCGAAGCGGTTACGCCGAACACGATGACTTTGAAGGTTTGGGAATATCTGAACATCGAATCGAACATCTCCTAATGATATTCTAGGTCTTCCCGTacgacaatggcggcaggAGTGGGTGAACGTGGCGCCACCACTTCCCCAAGAGCCTATGCAGCAAAACGACGTCTGGGCCATTGAACTTTTCCACGGCATGCCAAAAGACTCGGCTTTGCTAGCGCCGCACAGCCAGGAGCTCCTTCGCGCCGCCCGGTCCGGCCAATTGTACAAGCGACCTGCGcccgccgaggaagaagaggccgAAGCCGAGATCCCCCAGACTGCAGAGAAGaatgagaagaaggaagaggaaaCTACAGTCAAGGGGTTTTCTATTAAGCTGTGGAAGCAGATCCCACGAAACAACGAAGGGTCCGGTTTATCTCACCTGGCTAAACGGAGAAAGGGCACCGTCACGATTGCGAGCAGGACTATCGAAGACAAGGCGACAGGACCGACCGTCACGAGGGCAACTGTGCGAAGAATAGATGCAGCGGGCAATCCGTACACGGAGGAAGTGACGCTTGCCGAGGGTCAGCAGGTAGTTGGAGAGATCATTTCAACTCGTGTTGaggctgctcctgctcctgctgcggAGGCATTTGTAGCCCCTGTGCCGCCCCCAAGACgacgaccgccgccgcctaAGAGAAAGTCCAAGGCTGGCCCTGGAcggggaaagaaaaagatcAAGAATCCACTCCCCGGTGAAGGCCAGCCCGCTGGCGTCGCTCCAATTGGTGGTGGTACAGCGACTGTTGTCAAGATTGAAGGCCAGGGAGAAAATGTGAGAACCCTTACGGCATGACCAATGTATCTGGATACTAACTGTGGATGTGGCAGGGTATCGCTCAAGAGGGCGCCAGTACCCCTAACCCCGATAGCGAAATggcagatgacgatgacga
The DNA window shown above is from Metarhizium brunneum chromosome 1, complete sequence and carries:
- the LYRM4 gene encoding LYR motif-containing protein 4, producing MSLVGSLKGDMPQQVRSLYRQLLRQGEQFSAYNFREYAKRRTRDAFRENISVQDPRKVQELVQKGLKELQVMKRQTVIGQFYQLDRLVVEGGISGKDTAKDGEVVRQKEQGWN